The DNA region TGGCAATATTGATATTGTAGCACCCTTTGATGTGACAACACCTTTCTCATTTGACAATGCTTATTATGGCAATTTGGAGGCTAAGTTGGGATTGTTGGCTTCTGATCAAGCTTTGTCATTGGACCCTAGGACTAAGTCTTTGGTGCAAGATTTGGCAAAGGATAAACATAAGTTTTTTAAGGCTTTTGCTGATGCTATGGAGAAAATGGGAGGTATTGGggtgaaaaggggaagaaagcATGGGGAATTTAGAAAAGATTGCACTATGCATCatatgtgagttttggttgttggataattctcctaattattcatttttttcatttgatttttttttcttcttggtccttgttttttttcttttctttcctttttcttgaaggaatctTGTACTGTTTGTTCACATCTATGATATCTCCTCAGAGACAGAGGAGAATGGAGAGTGAGATTGtgactaaaagaaaaagaacttttcTTAAATAactcttctttttattattaatcttgttgttttttttttgcaaaaacaacaagatttttaagaaaGTATTTACACAATTAGGTCATCTAAAAGTAATTaagataattttatttaacaaTGGTATTGATTGATAATTTTTAATATACGGTAAGTCAGTGGTGGAGCCACAATTTTTACTAAggagattcaaaatataaaaaagtaaacataagaagaagccaaagggggttcaacatctactatatatacataaaaaataattttaaccatatataaatagtatttttttcgCCGAAGGATGAACCCCTAGGCCCtatgtggctccgcccctgTGGTAAGTAACCAGTTATAATAAGTATGTTAAATAACACTATGATGTAAGAAATTCATTACGTGTCATCACGTAtaacttaaataaaataaaaaaatacatgaaTGGATAGTTGATTTTCCTCCTAATTATTACTGCATTTTCTACATCAAAGTCAAATAGGAGTAGaatataataaattttgaagatgttacttttttaatttttactattttttaagGCGAATTTCATTTCTATTtcccaaaagggaaaaagaagaacaaataaTACAcatactgttttttttttaactctcaAATGTACGAGTAGTTGTTCCGGAATCTTGAAAATTTGACACAAAAGTTTGAGTTGAAGAACACAACAGAAGAGAAAAAGGGATTCGATACTAGCAAAGACAAAGAGTGTTCTAATTACAAAGAAGGGTTATCAAATGCAAAAAGGTCATCAGATGCAAATCCCATTTATCCACATTGGGCTTCTTCAACTCGGGCCCAATTTAAGCATTTGGACAAAGGAGCGACAACAGTGTACAAATTCAAGATGAATCTGAGCCCAACAAAGTCGTGGACGATCCGACCCATTGAAAGTTGACAAAACAAATGCGCCATACAAACTTGGTGAAAATGACACCGCGCACACCTATACAAAATCAGAAAATCCCATCAGTACAAAGAATAAAAGTTTGTTAGAGAATTAGTCAATAGAAGATAGACAAATATGTATAGGAttaattgttttctttatttgttttaaatacataggcttgtatatataggggTACTCTCCATTGATGAAATACACAAGAAATATCTCAAATCTACTGGTTCATTAAATAttatatggtatcagagcaaggttAATATCACCTGCTCTTCTCATcctattttcatcatcttcactcaTTAACTCTCACCATGGGTGACAATGAAAGAAACACCACTTTGCCACCAACTCAAACCACCACAGAACAAACTAAGCAGTCAACCATTGATCTTTATCACCCATACTTTCTTCACTCATCAGATTCACCAGGAATGGCCTTGGTGAACAATCCCTTTGATGGTAGAGGATACCAGGGATGGAAAAGAACTGTGCTGATAGCACTTTCAGCAAAAAATAAGGTTGGATTCATCACTGGCGCTCACACTGCACCAGATTCAACCTCATCAGACTTTCACCTCTGGAGCAGGAGCAATGACATGGTCACATCCTGGCTCCTTAACTCACTTTCAAAAGAACTGGCTGATAGTGTGATTTACTCCAGATCTGCTAAGGAGTTATGGACCAGCCTTGAGCATAGGTTTGGCCAATCTAATGGAGCTAAACTATACCACTTGCAAAAACAGTTGAGTAGTTTGGTGCAAGGAAACTCGAACATTGCAGGGTATTTCACTTCACTGAAGAGGTTATGGGATGAATTGGAATCTCTCAACTCTGATGTAAAATGCAACTGTGTATGCATTTGTGAAGGTAAGGACAAGCTGAGAAAGTCTCTTGAAGATGAGAAACTCATTCAATTTTTAATGAGGCTGAATGATGTGTAATCTCAAGCAAGAGGAAACATATTAATGATGAACCCTCTTCCTAATATTAATGTTACTTACTCTCTACTTCTTCAGGATGAGAATCAGAGAGAGGTTTATGTCAATCCTCATTCCTCTACTGATTCTTCATCCTTCATGGTCGCTGatcaaaactacaacaacacaaatagAGGACCAAGACAAAATTAGAGGTTCCCTATGAATAATCAAAGGTCAGGACAAGTTAATCAAAGAAATGCAAATCAGAGGTTTCTTCCAAAGTGGAGAAAATCCAAGTACAATCTAAATGTCTCTTGCACATATTACAAAAAGACAGGACATGTTGTTGATGACTGTTACAGGCTCATTGGGTTTCCTGAGGATTTTCAATTCACTAAGAATCAAGTCAAAGCAAATGGGGTTATAGGAGGTGAAGACCTTGAAACTATGACAAATGAAAATCTGGACCTGAACTTCATAGGCAAGCATCTCAACAAGGATCAACTTGCACAAGTGGTTCAGAAAATCAAGCAGACCAAATTTGGTGGTGAAGGAACATCAGGAGGAAACTCAGAGATAAACTCAAATCTTTGTGTGGCTGGTActattaataaatattttggaaaatgctTATCTGTTTATAATTCCTGCTATGATCCAGGAGCATCAGAACATATGTGTTACAACAAAGATGTTTTTCTAACAATGTCACTCCTAGAAAAGCCTTTAGATATAATCTtccaaattctcataaaatcAGTGTCACTCATATAGGACAGGTTGCTATCTTTCCTAATATCATCTTAAAGAATGTTCTACATGTTCCTAGTTTCAAATACAATCTATTGTCTGTTCATAGGTTTTGCTATCAATTTAAATCTATTCTTTTATTCACCTCTCTTGCATGTATGTTGCAGGGCCTTTTAATGAAGAGGCCACAAGTTTTTGGTGAAGCAAGTGAGGGCCTCTACCTACTCAAGCCTAATGTCTCAGGATTTGTTTCATTATCTAGTGTTAATGTTCCTGGTTCTGCATTAGAAGATAGTAGTCATGATGTTTCTGTTTCTCTTCCAGTACCAGTTTCTTTAAGAAAGCATAGTGATGTTGTTTCCTTTTCTATTAGTGCTAATATAAGTTCTGATGTAAGACTATGGCATATCAGGCTAGGGAATTTGCCCTTTTCATCAATAAAAAACATCAGTTTTATTTTATCTCCTTCTATTTCTGATTgcttttgtgatatatgtcctttaGCCAGACAATCAAGACTGCCCTTTTCTTTAAGTCAAACTTCCACTAAGTCCATTTTTCACTTGATTCATGTGGATACTTGGGGACCCTACAAAGTACCAACTCACAATAATTTTAGATATTTTCTAACTATTGTTAATGACTACAGTAGAGGGACATGGACTTTTCTAATGAGCAACAGAGGAAATGCATTTTCTGTTTTACAAAATTTCCTACAAATGGTAGAAAGGCAATTCCaaacaaaagtgaaaattataAGGTCAGATAATGCCATGGAGTTGGGAAAAAGTGCTGCTGGTTCTGCTTTTCTACAATCTAATGGGATCATTCATCAAACATCATGTGTGGCCACCCCTCAACAAAATGGTATTGTTGAGAGAAAGCATAGACACTGGCTTGAAATTGCAAGAGCATTACTGTTTCAATCAAGAGTACCTACTGGTTACTAGGGAGAATGTATTATGACTGCAACATTTTAGATCAACAGGATTCCTTCTAAATTTCCTCAAGGTAAGACACCATATGAGAAATTGTATGGTAAAGCACCATCTTATGAATTTCTAAGATGTTTTGGTTGTCTTGCCTATGCTTCTACTTTGGCACATAACAGAGGAAAATTTGAACCTAGAGCAAAAGCTTGTGCATTCTTAGGATATCCTAATGGACAAAAGTGGTATAAGTTGCTTGATTTGAAGACTAAGGTTATTTTTGTCTCTAGAGATGtccaatttcatgaaaccattttccctTTCAACCCAGATTCCTTATCAACTGATCAGTCTATTTTTCCTCATCCCATTGGTTCTTCATCTCCTGATTTTCCAGAACCTAGAGTGGATCATTCAATCCCAGAAACAGAACCACCTTCTTCACCTTCTGATATCTCTTCTCCCACTCCAGATTCTCTCATCACTCCCAATACTTCGACTTCTTCAGAATCACCTATCTCATCTATACCTTCTAATATTTTATCTCAAGATTAAGTCCCTCCTACTCCTACTTCCATTCCTAACTTATCACCTTTCCATAATATGGCCACTAGACAATCTGCTAGGATGAACAAGGGACAACAACCCTCTTATTTGAAGGATTATTATTGCAACAACATTTTCCTAAGCAATGTCACTGATTTCTGTCTCAAAGAACCTGGTCATCCTATTGTGTTACCAATTTCTGTTTTGTCAGTTACAAATCAAAAATTACTTCATTCTGTTTCTCATATCAAAGAACCAAGTACTTTTTATCAAGCTAATCTAGATCTTTGGATGGAGGAAGGCCATGGATGTTGAATTAGAAGCTTTGAAAAGCAATCACACTTGGGACATTGTCCCTCTTCCTAATGGTAGAAAGGCTTTTCCTTGCAAGTGGGTTTATAAAGTGAAGCATCATTCAGATGGTACTGTGGAAAGGCTAAAAACTAGACTGGTCATCAGAGGTGACATACAAGAAGCAGGGATTGATTATCATGAAACCTTCTCCCCTGTAGTTAAGATGACTACTATTAGATGTTTAATTGCTATTGCTATTAAGAAAGGGTGGCCTATATCACAATTTGATGTGAACAATGCATTCTTGCATGGAGATTTGCAAGAAGAAGTGTATATGAAATTTCCTCCTGGCCTAAAGTCTACTTCTACTGATCTTGTCTGCAAACTAAGGAAATCCCTTTACGGTTTAAAACAAGCATCTAGGCAATGGTATGCCAAGCTTGCTGGAGCTTTAAATTTTAAAGGATACATTTCATCCCTCAATGATTATtccttatttttcaagaattctGGGAGTTATACAACTATTGTTCTTTGTTTATGTAGATGATATTCTAATTACAGGCAATCATTCATCAGAAATTGACATGCTTAAAGGATTTCTTCATTCAGAATTCAAAATAAAGGACCTTGGATCTTTACACTATTTTCTGGGAATGGAAATCATCAGAGAACAACAAGGAGTGGTAATCAGTCAAAGGAAATATACGTTAGATCTTCTCCATGAATTTGATGTTTCACACTTAGCAAAAGTTGCTTCACCACTGGATCCTTCTTCAAAAATCACAGCTTCTTTAGGTCAACTTCTTTCTGACCCCACTTTGTAAAGACATCTTGTTGGGAAGTTGAACTATCTAACCCACACTCGATCGGATCTCTCTTTTGCTATTCTAACCCTCAGCCAATACATGCAAAAACCCACAACTACTCAATTTTCAGCAGCTTAAAAGTTCTTCGATATCTTCAAAATGACCCGGGTCAAGGCATCTTCATGTCTTCTTCACCCAATTTTTCTTTAATAGCTTATTGCGACGCCGATTGGGCTTCATGTGCACACCTGTACAAAATCAGAAAATCCCACCAGTACAAAGAATAAAAGTTTGTTAGAGAATTAGCCAATAGAAGATAGACAAATATGTATAGGAttaattgttttctttatttgttttaaatacataagcttgtatatataggggTACTCTCCATTGATGAAATACACAAGAAATATCTCAAATCTACTGGTTCATTAAATATTATACGGAATAGGAACAGCAATAACGCAATAACCCGAGTAGGAACAGTACGAGCAGCAATAACCCAATAACCCGAatagagcctgtttggccaagcgtTTAGAGGCTTAAAAGCActtatttcttttctaaaaagcgtttatttaaaaatttaaaatgtttggccaaacttttaaaagaGAATAAATGATTGAGAGTagcataagctaaaaaaatagttttactAACAAAAAATACTTTCGAGAATATAcacttataaatattttttaaaagcttgatcAAATACTAATTAATATtcaaaaacaaatttaatttaattatcaaACACCTCTACTTCTCACTTAAATTACTTTAAAATAAACACCATTAAAAAATATGCTGAATTTAAAAAAGTCTAGCTcattttaaaagcttggtcaaagaAAAGTGGAGAATAACGAAATCCAGGGCCGTGCTATATTACGCCATAATCGCGCACTTCACTTGTCAGATCCAAAAATGAGTTCCGTAGTCCAGCGTGTTGCTTCAGCCAGTGTAGAGGTCAAAGTCAAAcctcctattttatttttattttctaatttatatAGCTAGGAATAATACTACTTCTCATTGCTCACCTAGTACGTAATTTGGCAGGTGGAAGGGCGTATTATATCAGCAATCGGGCCGGGCTTGCTGGTTCTCGTGGGCCTTCATGAATCAGATTCTGACTCCGATGCTGACTACATGTAACTTAACTGTCACAGTCAAAATAGTAGTAGCACTTTTAAATGCTTAATAGGAAATAGTTTCTGaggcaattttattttattttattgcagATGCCGGAAAGTGTTAAATATGAGACTGTTCCCAAATAAGGAAACTGGAAAGACATGGGATCACAGTGTAATTTTCTCTCTCTGTTGTGCTGGTTAATTATGTTGATCAACGTTACACCTTTGATTCATTTTGTATGGTGGTGTTTGATTGAACACAAAGTTAAAATGTTAATTGACTTGTGTATTATATTAGCAGtagtggaaaaaaaataatactgaAGTACTGGCTGAAAGGAATTTATTCACCTGCAAATTCTAAACTTGAATTCTTCAAGTTGTAAAAGTTGTTTAGAATGATATATGTTAATGAAGTTATGTCAAAAGATttacaacatttcaaaaatgaaaagtgTGTGATGGAgtagtttattttaattttctgaTCAATTCTTTTATACATTCCATGTAGTCATGAAGCTTCTCGCTGTAGAGTGAACACCTTTATTATGAGCTTTTGTTGCTATATGATGgaattttgaatatttatttttgcctGATATAATATGTGTGGTTTCTGAGTGTTGATTTTTACGGCTATCTACTGCCTGTTTAGTACCATTATTAACCGATTATCTGATTGGACATTGGAAATTTTGGCTTGAATcattgctttattattttgtcAAAACTTGACCTCCTATGCTAGTTGATTCTTAGAAGGTATACTGCTGATAAGCATTGACACGGAATGGTTCATTTCATGAGATGAACATTTGGCTGCGTAATAAGAGCATTCCTTGTCCAATTAATTAGACGATAAGAAAGAGAGGAATATGTACAGGGTTCATATCACCGACACCTACTAATTTACCAACTCGTTTGAGATTGAGGTCTAGTTGATTTATTGTACTTGTTGCTACCTTATACACTGTAAAAGGAAGTAGGATAAAATGGATAAGTTACTCCCTTTGTTATTAACTGGAGGTTACATTTGTTAAGAAAATGAGAACTGAGAAGTTCATCTTTGCAATGTAATggtgtattcaatttttttactctcttgctttaaaaaaatacttgCTGTCGTTCGGCTTTTTAACTTCTATTGGAGATTCTATGAAAGATGGGAGATTGTAAACTTTAAGATTGCAAATATTATTCCTGTTTTCTGAAATTTTGAGACAAAATCATGCCTCGAACTTCAGACAGAACAATAAGACGAACTGCATTTCTACTTCACAAAGAATGTAAATGGACCATTTCTTGTACTCCCTTTGTGCCATTGACCATACCCTCTCCGTTTCATTTAATTAGACCTATCTTTCTGGTCCATTTAAAATAGTTTGGCCTAGTTTCTTAAATGACAAAGATTTTCTCCTTTCTGTACTAGATTTGATGTAATAACGTATGTCATTCTTAGACTCCACAAAAGTCAAATAGGTTTAGCTTTTTGGGATGGCTGGAGTGCATTGATCCCATGTAAGTGCTACCAAATACCAACTAGAAACTGTGGCACATATTACATAAGTGAACGTCCTTTAGAGAATTTTcatttcatgcatatatattatttgataaaagtTTAAGGATTAAAGTTCAACCAAAATTTGAATGGCATTGTCATGGAAGATAATGTCTAAAAGGCAGAAAGTAGGATATAGAAGAAGATTTTTAACTCCATATATCCTCAAGCTAGTAATACACGTATTAAGAAGTTTGGTGTTTAAACTCTTATGCAAGGCTAATTTGAATATGTCACCATGTTTTTGGTTTACAGAGTAAGAATATCATTGTTCCTTTTCATATCTTGTCATAGTTTCTGATGCATCTTTGTAAATGATGGTAGTGTTATTGCATAActaggacatttagaaaataGAACTTTACTATTTAGTGCGTAGAACTGTCACTTAGTTTTACATCACTGCTTCAGTATTAAGTTTATCGGCTTCTATTCTCCATTGGCAGGTAGTTCAGAAGAATTATGAAGTTCTATTAGGTAACTGTTCTGCTGTACAAGTTCTCGCAATGGTCAAGTCTTAAAGATGATACTTTGAAACTCTATGATGGGAAAAACATCAAACCATCTCAAAAAAACCGTGATGGGAAAATAATTTACAATGGCTTCAAAGATGTTGCATTGACTGTCTTAATGatgagaaaataagttaaaactTTGATCAGGGTGTATAATGATTTACTTGTATGTCTAATACTACTGGATGGTGCAGTGAGTCAGTTTACACTCTATGGGATTATGAAGGGAAACAAGCCGGATTTTCACGTTGCAATGCCTCCTGAGAAAGCGAAACCCTTCTATGCCtctttggttgagaaatttcAGAAAGCTTACAAACAGAATGCAGTCaaaggtgaaattttttttttttttttttttttcgtgaagTCTCCGTTTTGATCTCCTTTCTGTTATCAATAGTCctacgaaaagaaaaaaatcgaCATCGCTTTTCTGGCTCTATTGTTCTTTTGCTGACTGGATTCTATGTTTATGACCAAACTCCTTCCTATGTTACTTTCATAACAAGTTAGCACCAGTTTCAGGCTGTCAGCACTACTATTTTGCCTCCTGCGGGATCTCATTGCCTTCGATGCAGATTACTTGCTTATCTTTACTCCACGTGCAGGCTATACATGTCGACAACTTGATCCGTGAAGGTTCTAGTACAGAATGCTActactttcttttttcctcaACTCAACCTTGACAATTTCGGCTATAAAAGGGAAGAGTCATAAACTTAGTGAGGAATTTGCCTTAAACTAAAGAGATTTAATGTGGAATTTTGAAATATGTTCTAATCTGTAATGGCGTGATATGGGAGCTAGCCCCTGCTGTGAGAAAGAGTATTAAGGAATAATTTACTCAGACTAGAATACTTGTAAATCATTACATCTGGAAGACGAGGCTAACTTTCTCCAGCCATTGTGAGATATTCTTCTACGTATTTGAAGTGTTTGGATGAGCTTCTAAAAGCCTAAGCTTTTAAATCTTTGTGTTCAACATCATCCATGCAGCCGTAGTAGTCACATCTGATAACTACTTCACTGTATAAGGCTGTTGGTTTTGCATCCATGTTGTTTCTCTGTCAACTATTCATTGTTAGGCCTATTATATCTGCTTGGTGTAGAAAAATATCACATGCATCTATCTGTATCATAGATCTTAAAACTGAACTATTATCTGCTTTCTGTCAAAATCTCCAGTTCTTGAAGATATTCTAGTCTCTGCAGCCTGTAGGTAATAAAATAGTTCTTCATCAGTAGGACTGTTCTCTTGAGATGGTTTGATGGTTTCTTCTGCATGTGCAAAGAAGTTATATTTCTCTCTGCAGTGGTCAAAGATTGGCTGGCGTTAATGCTCTTGTTATGACTGATGAGGCCTAAAGTATAATATCctcttattttattattgtactTGTTTAGTCACCTTAGATAAGCTCAGCCACTTGACTGAATGCTTAATGATGTTGTGGGGTGTCAAAATTGCCTTACTGGCTTACTTGGTGAATAATGAATCCACAGGAGTAACTTCTGCACTCctagtttctttcttttccttttgagaATGCTAAAATTACAGAAACTGTGTAAACGAGGTGTCCACCTAtataacttttttgtttttcgttTTGATTTATTGCAGATGGTGTCTTTGGAGCAATGATGAAGGTGAAGCTTCCCGAAAATATTAAACATCTTTTAGCTCTAAAGTTCAGTTGAACTGGGCGTTGTGCTCAGACTTGCGTATTTGTTTAATTTGGCAGGTCAGCTTGGTCAATGATGGTCCTGTAACTATGAATCTCGACTCAGCACAACCGTCAAAAGGAGACTGAAGCAATTGAAGTGATCCCTAAGCGCTTCTGCAGCAGTTTGATTGATAAATCTCAaactttaccaaaaaaaaatttaaaaaaaaaaaaaaaaaatgtttgattGATAAATCGCACATTCTGAAAGTAGGCAACAAGAAAGTGTTGGGTTAttcatttataatttttttgtaatcTGAAACCTTCTAAGGAGTCAAAAGAGGGGCAAAGAAAAACAATTACTCTTCCTTAAGTAAGTTGAAGAAATGTAAAGAAAGTACCCAGGTGGAATTTTGTTATTCACACGTGAATACACTCCAAACTCTTTCACTTGGATTGTAATGACCATGAACTCAGTTTATGGCTCCTCTTATCACTTGCTGAGATAGCTGCAAACCAAATCGATAGTACGCTGCAtcaaaatcattcgagaacatccTGCTAATTGCCTCGGAGCACACCACTGCCTCTCACAAGCCCATGACGCTCCAATTAATTCAtcaaactacaacaacaacatacccagtgaatcccacaacgtgggggATTAATTCATCAAACTAGTTTCATTAAACAGGACATAACAACATTAGACTGTCTTCATTTTTTCACTAATGCATAAGCTTAGAGCTGTGGATATTCAtttgatcaaggaaaaaaaaaacaaatattaattGGATATTCATTTGCCAATCTCCTTAGACAGTGTTGCATTTTTTTGGGTTTCCTTTGGCTACAAGAGTGCCTACATCAGTTCCTATTACTATCAAAGAGTGCCTTAATCAGTTCACCAGCCAGAAGATATAGAAACTAATAATGCAAATCTATTTAGCTATCATATAGTGCCGTTACAAAATTAGAGGTGAATTAAATTTCACCAATCACCATAGAAGGCACATAGGTACACTGAGGTTTCCTTGACCAACTTTTTACCCCTATTGCTGTGTGAAAAAAATCACTTGGCCAACTTCAAGAGGTCTTGCTAATTGCGTCCATTTGAACATATATACATTGCCAGCAACAAATAGTAGCCTCTTCTCCTATGACTTTGTTGAGAGAATGGTTGCTGCTGTAAACACTGCTTCTTTACCAAAAGGTAGAATTTCTGTGTTCCTGCATCATGATATGTCAACTTATTAACTGATGCAACAGTATATTACCATGTTAGTATATGGTCTGAGGCATCAAAAAAAGTTTTATTCTAATACTACGAATTCGTAAGGAGAGGAAATCCAGGATTGCGGAACAGAGACTCAAATGCATCATAGCCAAAATGGCTTTTTCAACACTTCACCAGAATATGCAGAAGATTCTAGCTGGGTACATCCTGTACTCTCTTGCTGCTTGTTCAATCATTTTCCTTCCTAGCTATGAACAATACCAGGAATTCTAATTTATTAGGACTTATATCTCGCCCAGTTGTTTTTCTAACTATAGCACTAATCCAAATCAAAGGTTAGCCCTTCTAATCATAATTTTCTGGATCAAACGTGCCCTTTTGATCTTATTTCAGGATTTGTATCTAATCCCATTTAGCTCAACATGGAACTACGCACCTCAGGTACATGTTTCTGCGAGAAGCTAAAGTACTAAGATGAACGTGATCTATGCCTAATTCAGAGGGGAAAAAGA from Lycium ferocissimum isolate CSIRO_LF1 chromosome 2, AGI_CSIRO_Lferr_CH_V1, whole genome shotgun sequence includes:
- the LOC132047750 gene encoding uncharacterized protein LOC132047750 translates to MGDNERNTTLPPTQTTTEQTKQSTIDLYHPYFLHSSDSPGMALVNNPFDGRGYQGWKRTVLIALSAKNKVGFITGAHTAPDSTSSDFHLWSRSNDMVTSWLLNSLSKELADSVIYSRSAKELWTSLEHRFGQSNGAKLYHLQKQLSSLVQGNSNIAGYFTSLKRLWDELESLNSDVKCNCDENQREVYVNPHSSTDSSSFMVADQNYNNTNRGPRQN
- the LOC132044611 gene encoding uncharacterized protein LOC132044611, translated to MSSVVQRVASASVEVEGRIISAIGPGLLVLVGLHESDSDSDADYICRKVLNMRLFPNKETGKTWDHSVVQKNYEVLLVSQFTLYGIMKGNKPDFHVAMPPEKAKPFYASLVEKFQKAYKQNAVKDGVFGAMMKVSLVNDGPVTMNLDSAQPSKGD